Proteins encoded within one genomic window of Halomonas sp. YLGW01:
- a CDS encoding DUF4105 domain-containing protein, with the protein MLDDEFFLAADGRHDPRAELQATLAALRKPPRDGQRHARCRFPARALWLSRMTGETWSQATCPEWDEWRQENAGAGVGLIFASGYLGNPASFFGHLMLHLEKEREGQGADLTRLLDTSMNFGADVPEEDGLAIYMAKGLFGGYEAEYSRAPFYRNTALYSEHEMRDLWHYRLNLPADERELLVAHLYEVIGQDFEYLFLTQNCASRIARTLELVVDDDLTPGHAPWVTPEALVRAISEADVEGAPLLGEVSHVPSRRLRTEWRYMALSEQEQEAASAVWPSTDSLDLGAGAFRRLAPAKKASVLDTLLSHAAFLKQTDEQPGLAERERQLLQARLQLPAGSKPLEPGGQVPLHEATPPALMRLEGTHNDALGGGARLTLRPLQYDLLDSNATRMPNAALEIGHTEVDLGQDEPHLTKLELFHVTNLHARSVPLPTLPNVAWHAAAGIERSRLDCNDCLDGYATLLAGKSRRFGRHLPFVMVGGQLRSERHQAGPVAPMVRLGVLSDWAAGQRSLLQVKHADGLKGGESRRTRWSFQHRVPLHKQLDLRAGVEGDEHAHEMSLGLSWYF; encoded by the coding sequence GTGCTGGACGACGAGTTTTTTCTTGCCGCGGATGGGCGACATGATCCCCGTGCCGAACTGCAAGCGACCCTGGCCGCGTTGAGAAAGCCACCCCGGGATGGCCAGCGTCACGCGCGCTGCCGGTTTCCGGCGCGTGCGCTGTGGCTCAGTCGTATGACCGGCGAGACCTGGTCTCAGGCGACCTGCCCCGAGTGGGACGAGTGGCGGCAGGAGAACGCCGGCGCCGGAGTGGGGCTGATTTTCGCCTCCGGCTACCTGGGTAATCCCGCTTCCTTCTTTGGCCATCTGATGCTGCATCTCGAGAAGGAGCGAGAAGGGCAGGGCGCGGACCTGACGCGACTTCTCGACACCAGTATGAACTTCGGTGCCGATGTGCCTGAAGAAGACGGGCTGGCCATCTATATGGCCAAGGGGCTGTTCGGTGGCTATGAAGCCGAGTACTCCCGCGCGCCGTTTTATCGCAACACCGCTCTTTATTCCGAGCATGAGATGCGCGACCTCTGGCATTACCGACTGAACCTGCCCGCTGACGAGCGCGAACTGCTAGTGGCCCATCTCTATGAGGTGATCGGCCAGGATTTCGAGTATCTCTTCCTGACCCAGAATTGTGCTTCACGAATAGCCCGTACATTGGAGTTGGTCGTTGACGACGACCTGACGCCAGGCCATGCGCCTTGGGTAACTCCCGAAGCCCTGGTTCGTGCCATCAGCGAGGCGGACGTTGAAGGGGCGCCACTCCTTGGCGAGGTCTCGCACGTTCCCTCGAGGCGACTTCGGACCGAGTGGCGTTACATGGCGCTGTCTGAGCAGGAGCAGGAAGCCGCGAGCGCCGTATGGCCTAGCACCGATTCCCTCGATCTGGGGGCTGGCGCCTTTCGACGCCTGGCGCCCGCCAAGAAGGCATCCGTGCTGGATACCCTGCTGAGTCATGCGGCCTTCCTCAAGCAGACCGATGAACAACCGGGCCTTGCTGAACGCGAGCGACAGCTATTGCAGGCGCGGCTGCAACTGCCAGCGGGCAGTAAGCCTCTCGAGCCTGGTGGTCAGGTACCGCTGCACGAGGCTACGCCGCCAGCGCTGATGCGTCTGGAGGGTACCCACAACGACGCGCTGGGTGGTGGGGCCCGCTTGACCCTGCGCCCCTTGCAGTACGACCTGCTCGACAGCAACGCGACTCGCATGCCCAATGCCGCTCTCGAGATCGGGCACACTGAGGTTGATCTTGGCCAGGACGAGCCGCATTTGACCAAGCTCGAGCTGTTCCACGTGACTAACCTGCATGCGCGTAGCGTGCCCCTGCCGACCTTGCCGAATGTCGCCTGGCATGCTGCCGCCGGCATTGAGCGTTCTCGTCTGGATTGCAACGACTGCCTGGACGGTTACGCTACCCTGTTGGCTGGCAAGTCCCGCCGATTCGGCCGCCATCTGCCTTTCGTCATGGTGGGTGGTCAGCTGCGCAGTGAGCGCCACCAGGCCGGGCCGGTGGCGCCGATGGTTCGGCTGGGCGTGCTGAGTGATTGGGCGGCGGGCCAGCGAAGCCTGCTGCAAGTCAAACACGCGGATGGACTGAAGGGTGGAGAAAGCCGCCGCACTCGCTGGTCTTTCCAGCACCGCGTGCCTCTGCACAAGCAGCTGGATTTGCGCGCCGGGGTGGAGGGAGATGAGCATGCCCACGAGATGAGTCTGGGGCTTTCCTGGTACTTTTGA
- a CDS encoding DsbA family oxidoreductase, protein MPDPRTASLGAQTSITVISDVICPWCYIGKTHLEAAIASLPDELDVRVDWKHFELNPDMPAGGMSRRDYRSAKFGSWERSRQLDAQVEEAARQAGIEIHHERMARTPNTFAAHRLIWWAGRQGVQPAVVDALFRAYFVEGRDIGQPEVLADVAASAGLASPAVAAFLAGEEGIAEVRDDLARVRRLGVSGVPTFVFADRHALSGAQPPEVMREAILEALEG, encoded by the coding sequence ATGCCAGACCCACGCACCGCCTCCCTGGGGGCTCAGACCAGTATTACGGTGATCTCCGATGTCATCTGTCCCTGGTGCTATATCGGCAAGACCCACCTGGAGGCGGCCATCGCGTCCCTGCCTGATGAGCTGGACGTGCGGGTGGACTGGAAGCACTTCGAGCTTAATCCCGACATGCCGGCCGGCGGCATGTCGCGGCGGGACTATCGCAGCGCCAAGTTCGGCTCCTGGGAGCGCTCCCGGCAGCTCGATGCTCAGGTGGAGGAGGCCGCGCGTCAGGCGGGCATCGAGATCCATCACGAGCGCATGGCCCGCACGCCCAACACCTTCGCCGCGCATCGCCTGATCTGGTGGGCCGGACGCCAGGGCGTGCAGCCGGCGGTGGTCGATGCGCTGTTTCGGGCCTATTTCGTTGAGGGACGGGATATCGGCCAACCCGAGGTGCTCGCCGATGTCGCGGCGAGTGCGGGCCTCGCCTCCCCGGCGGTGGCGGCGTTCCTGGCCGGGGAGGAGGGCATCGCGGAGGTGAGAGATGATCTTGCCCGGGTTCGCCGCCTGGGCGTGAGTGGGGTGCCGACCTTCGTCTTCGCCGACCGCCATGCCTTGTCGGGGGCTCAGCCACCGGAGGTGATGCGCGAAGCGATCCTCGAGGCCCTAGAGGGCTGA
- a CDS encoding LysR substrate-binding domain-containing protein, producing the protein MKIEWIEDFLALIEAGTFSQAAELRHVTQPAFSRRIRQLEEWLGVELIDRHSPRLSLTPHASAYEDSLRNWLAHLYGMRSRIRADATHGPRAILTTQHTLTVSYLPRLLRHFRVHAPQARLQIQSSDRSDCIRDFQHGEADLLLCSEREGQPLFPDSEGIERVILGSEQLIPVCVGDRLGQPLFDLDSDAALPLIGYSPDSFLGEALATPYLLNLQRQYDIEMVCETAFTIGIRELALAGLGIGWLPHGLIEADLESGKLVSLLERLNGPMLIVACYRQSVRGAATADQFWQLINERPPAV; encoded by the coding sequence ATGAAAATTGAGTGGATAGAAGACTTTCTTGCGCTGATCGAGGCAGGCACCTTTTCCCAGGCCGCCGAGCTGAGACACGTGACGCAACCGGCCTTCTCGCGCCGCATCCGGCAGCTGGAAGAATGGCTGGGAGTCGAGCTGATCGACCGGCACTCGCCGCGGCTGTCCCTGACGCCACACGCAAGCGCCTACGAGGATTCCCTGCGCAACTGGCTGGCGCACCTCTATGGCATGCGCAGTCGCATTCGCGCGGATGCGACTCATGGGCCACGCGCCATCCTGACGACCCAGCACACCCTGACGGTCAGCTACCTGCCCAGGCTGCTGCGACACTTCCGCGTCCACGCCCCCCAGGCACGCCTGCAGATACAATCCTCCGACCGTAGCGACTGCATCCGGGACTTCCAGCATGGCGAGGCCGACCTGCTGCTGTGCAGCGAGCGGGAAGGCCAGCCGCTGTTTCCCGATAGCGAAGGAATCGAGCGCGTCATCCTGGGCAGCGAGCAACTGATTCCGGTCTGTGTCGGGGACCGGCTGGGCCAGCCACTGTTCGACCTGGACAGCGACGCGGCACTGCCCCTTATCGGCTATAGCCCCGACAGCTTCCTGGGCGAGGCGCTGGCGACCCCCTACCTGCTGAACCTGCAGCGCCAGTACGATATCGAAATGGTCTGCGAAACGGCCTTCACCATCGGCATCCGCGAGCTGGCGCTGGCCGGGCTGGGCATCGGCTGGCTGCCGCATGGCCTGATCGAGGCGGATCTGGAATCCGGCAAGCTGGTCTCCCTGCTCGAACGCCTGAACGGCCCCATGCTGATCGTCGCCTGCTACCGGCAATCCGTCCGCGGCGCCGCGACGGCCGACCAGTTCTGGCAACTGATCAACGAGCGCCCGCCGGCGGTCTAG
- a CDS encoding D-cysteine desulfhydrase, which yields MHLSRYPRVRLGHLPTPLEPMDNLSKLLGGPRLWIKRDDCTGLSTGGNKTRKLEFLMADALEKGADTIITQGATQSNHARQTVAAACKLGLQCYILLEDRTGSHDPAYNYNGNVFLDQLHGATVEKRPGGADMPGEMEGLADRLKSEGKKPYIIPGGGSNEIGALGYVNAALELLSQANDMGLQVDHLVHATGSAGTQAGLVTGLAACNAGIPVLGIGVRAPKDKQEANVFALAQKTEAKLGLSGVVSREHVVANCDYVGEGYGIPTESMVEAVTLLAQQEGILLDPVYSGKGMAGLIDLIRKGHFKEGENVVFLHTGGSVALFGYPDAFGFPDYQA from the coding sequence ATGCATCTGTCCCGTTATCCCCGTGTTCGCCTCGGTCACCTGCCGACGCCGCTGGAGCCCATGGACAACCTGAGCAAGCTGCTGGGAGGGCCGCGCCTGTGGATCAAGCGCGATGACTGCACCGGCCTGTCCACCGGCGGCAACAAGACTCGCAAGCTCGAATTCCTGATGGCCGATGCCCTGGAGAAGGGCGCCGACACCATCATCACCCAGGGCGCGACCCAGTCGAACCATGCCCGTCAGACCGTCGCGGCCGCCTGCAAGCTGGGCCTTCAGTGCTACATCCTGCTCGAGGATCGCACCGGCAGCCATGACCCGGCCTATAACTACAACGGCAACGTCTTCCTGGATCAGCTGCATGGCGCCACCGTCGAGAAGCGTCCCGGCGGGGCCGACATGCCAGGCGAGATGGAAGGCCTGGCCGACCGGCTCAAGAGCGAAGGCAAGAAGCCCTACATCATCCCCGGTGGCGGCTCCAACGAGATCGGCGCCCTGGGTTACGTCAATGCGGCTCTGGAACTGCTGTCCCAGGCCAATGACATGGGTCTGCAGGTTGATCATCTGGTGCATGCCACCGGTAGCGCCGGCACCCAGGCCGGGCTGGTGACGGGGCTTGCTGCCTGCAACGCGGGCATTCCGGTGCTCGGTATCGGCGTTCGGGCGCCGAAGGACAAGCAGGAAGCCAATGTCTTCGCGCTGGCGCAGAAGACCGAGGCCAAGCTGGGGCTTTCCGGCGTGGTGTCCCGCGAGCATGTCGTGGCCAACTGCGACTACGTGGGCGAGGGCTATGGCATCCCCACCGAGAGCATGGTCGAGGCGGTGACTCTGCTGGCACAGCAGGAAGGCATCCTGTTGGACCCGGTCTACTCCGGCAAGGGCATGGCCGGCCTGATCGACCTGATCCGCAAGGGCCACTTCAAGGAAGGCGAGAACGTGGTGTTCCTGCACACCGGCGGTAGCGTCGCGCTGTTCGGCTACCCCGATGCCTTCGGCTTTCCCGATTACCAGGCCTGA
- a CDS encoding YeiH family protein: MEPETFTVPTATWRSRLMARFANGRAIGRGLLVCVTIALATTFIADHYGGPTLLYALLFGMSLHFLSEEGRCREGIEFAARTVLRLGVALLGARMTLEQVGDLGLGPVLAVIAAVGLVILAGRLLARALGLGNEMGMLTGGAVAICGASAALALSAVMPRHETSERNTILTVVGVTTLSTMAMVIYPLIAGALSLADTQAGIFLGGTIHDVAQVVGAGYMISEETGDTSTLVKLVRVAMLVPVVMAFSWLFRKSRQDDGGKRKVPMLPGFLVGFVALVVINSLGLIPDVVNEGMSTLSRWCLVTAIAALGIKTSFQKLAVVGWKPVILMVLETLLLLAIVLGVVLFAGLGA; encoded by the coding sequence ATGGAACCAGAGACCTTCACGGTGCCCACGGCAACCTGGCGTAGCCGACTCATGGCGCGGTTCGCGAATGGCCGTGCCATCGGGCGTGGCCTGCTGGTGTGCGTCACCATCGCTCTGGCCACGACCTTCATCGCCGATCACTATGGCGGGCCGACGCTGCTCTATGCGCTGCTGTTCGGAATGTCGCTGCATTTTCTGAGCGAGGAGGGGCGCTGTCGGGAGGGCATCGAGTTTGCCGCGCGAACGGTGCTGCGTCTCGGGGTGGCGCTGCTGGGGGCGCGGATGACGCTTGAACAGGTGGGCGACCTGGGGCTCGGCCCGGTGCTGGCTGTGATCGCGGCGGTCGGCCTGGTCATCCTCGCCGGTAGGCTGCTGGCCAGGGCCCTTGGCCTCGGTAACGAGATGGGGATGCTGACCGGCGGCGCCGTGGCGATCTGCGGTGCCTCGGCGGCCCTGGCGCTGTCGGCGGTGATGCCGCGCCACGAGACCAGCGAACGCAACACCATCCTGACCGTGGTGGGGGTGACCACCCTGTCCACCATGGCGATGGTGATCTATCCGCTGATCGCGGGCGCCCTGAGCCTGGCGGATACCCAGGCCGGTATCTTCCTGGGCGGCACCATTCACGACGTGGCCCAGGTGGTAGGGGCCGGCTACATGATCTCGGAAGAGACCGGCGACACCTCGACCCTGGTCAAGCTGGTGCGGGTCGCCATGCTGGTGCCGGTGGTGATGGCCTTCTCCTGGCTGTTTCGCAAGTCTCGCCAGGATGACGGCGGCAAGCGCAAGGTGCCCATGCTGCCGGGCTTTCTGGTCGGCTTCGTTGCCCTGGTGGTGATCAACAGCCTGGGGCTGATTCCCGACGTGGTGAATGAAGGGATGTCGACCCTTTCCCGCTGGTGCCTGGTGACCGCCATCGCCGCTCTCGGCATCAAGACCTCCTTTCAGAAGCTCGCGGTGGTGGGCTGGAAGCCGGTGATCCTGATGGTGCTGGAAACGCTGCTATTGCTTGCCATTGTGCTTGGGGTCGTGTTGTTCGCAGGCCTCGGGGCTTGA
- a CDS encoding Na+/H+ antiporter NhaC family protein codes for MTTTKADASLSFKGGVVGALVPLIVLVAGLVYLSVFERAGTKPFWACAWVAMGVGLFLCRNRTAYCESLLKGMGNSTATAIIALWLLAGVFGKLMAAGGLIDGLQWLGTVVGAEGSAFTLLAFAIAMVFALGTGTSTGTVIGLSPVLYPAGVMLGADPTMLALAILSGAAFGDNLSPVSDTTIVSSYTQGAEIGDVIRSRLPLALSAAAISMVIFFLFGASGEQASSLAELSTGKGAGLVMLIPLLAVVAFAMKRRHIVEAMFIGNLVAMVCALAIGGISLGDIFSLPAVRGESTGLIENGVGSVTGAVLFALMVLALTQVILDAGIMERLLEVAKRRLVKNSASAEASIVGVTIAASTPLSANAPALLLVGPGLVRSLAKQFGISPARSANLMDCAVCTVFFLLPWHIVVAVWQEVIASTAIQNQVAQPSPFASFMTPYPWAMLLVLVISICLRARKSKATSGVASGAEVKHA; via the coding sequence ATGACTACAACAAAAGCAGATGCTTCATTATCCTTTAAAGGGGGAGTGGTTGGAGCTCTAGTGCCATTGATAGTTCTAGTAGCTGGCCTAGTTTATCTTTCGGTTTTTGAGCGCGCGGGAACCAAGCCCTTCTGGGCTTGTGCTTGGGTGGCAATGGGTGTTGGCCTGTTTCTGTGTCGGAACCGCACTGCGTATTGCGAGAGCCTTCTCAAGGGCATGGGAAACAGTACGGCGACCGCTATCATTGCGTTATGGCTATTGGCTGGTGTCTTTGGCAAGCTGATGGCTGCGGGCGGTCTTATTGATGGCTTGCAATGGCTTGGGACAGTAGTGGGGGCCGAGGGAAGTGCCTTTACTCTCTTGGCATTTGCCATCGCCATGGTATTTGCGCTGGGCACGGGAACCAGCACGGGAACCGTTATCGGGCTCTCTCCCGTGCTCTACCCGGCTGGTGTGATGCTGGGCGCCGACCCAACCATGTTGGCTTTAGCCATCCTTTCGGGAGCGGCTTTTGGTGATAATCTGTCTCCGGTGTCTGATACCACTATCGTTTCGTCGTATACCCAAGGTGCAGAGATTGGAGATGTCATACGATCTCGTTTGCCCCTGGCGCTATCAGCCGCCGCGATCTCCATGGTGATTTTCTTTCTTTTCGGCGCCAGTGGTGAACAAGCATCTTCTCTTGCTGAGTTGTCAACGGGTAAGGGCGCAGGACTAGTGATGCTGATTCCTTTGTTAGCGGTGGTAGCCTTCGCGATGAAACGTAGACATATTGTTGAGGCAATGTTCATTGGCAACCTAGTGGCGATGGTATGTGCCTTGGCAATCGGAGGTATCAGCCTTGGCGATATCTTTTCTCTTCCGGCTGTGCGTGGAGAAAGTACCGGCCTTATCGAAAACGGGGTTGGGTCCGTGACAGGGGCGGTGCTCTTTGCGTTGATGGTGTTGGCTCTAACTCAGGTCATTCTTGATGCGGGTATCATGGAGCGCTTGCTTGAAGTTGCCAAGCGACGCCTCGTAAAGAACTCGGCTAGTGCAGAAGCCAGTATCGTAGGGGTGACGATTGCGGCCTCTACCCCCTTGTCTGCCAATGCTCCTGCACTATTGCTGGTTGGGCCCGGTTTGGTACGAAGTCTGGCCAAGCAGTTCGGTATTTCTCCGGCTAGAAGTGCGAACTTGATGGATTGTGCTGTCTGCACGGTATTTTTCCTGTTGCCGTGGCATATTGTTGTGGCGGTATGGCAGGAAGTAATTGCATCCACTGCTATTCAGAATCAGGTGGCTCAACCCTCACCCTTTGCTTCTTTCATGACCCCTTACCCTTGGGCAATGCTGCTGGTGCTAGTCATTTCAATTTGCCTTCGCGCCAGGAAGTCGAAAGCCACATCCGGGGTTGCCTCTGGAGCGGAGGTAAAGCATGCCTGA
- a CDS encoding XRE family transcriptional regulator, which translates to MPTQQEPSPILKHRQRKAGAIGDNLRALRKARGLTIAAMATASSISAASVSRIENGHISPTYEAIVSLARGLKVDVSELFYHAGEASFRGWLALTRAQEGEVIETPNYRFRPLCNNVASKEYMVLDTTILNRNLEEFGELQKHPGQEQVVVTSGEVTIWTELYDPVDLSVGDSLAFDSTLGHAITYRGDSPATLIWVCSAHA; encoded by the coding sequence ATGCCCACTCAACAGGAACCGTCACCGATCCTTAAGCACCGGCAACGCAAGGCGGGTGCCATCGGTGACAACCTCCGTGCCCTGCGCAAGGCCAGAGGCCTGACCATCGCCGCCATGGCCACCGCGTCGAGCATTTCTGCTGCCAGCGTGTCGCGAATCGAGAACGGTCATATTTCACCCACGTACGAGGCGATCGTCAGCCTCGCCAGGGGCCTGAAAGTGGATGTCAGCGAGCTTTTCTACCATGCAGGAGAAGCGAGCTTTCGCGGTTGGCTGGCACTGACGCGCGCGCAGGAAGGGGAGGTGATCGAAACCCCCAACTATCGCTTCAGGCCGCTTTGCAACAATGTGGCATCCAAGGAATACATGGTGCTGGACACCACGATCCTGAATCGGAACCTGGAAGAGTTCGGGGAGTTGCAGAAACACCCGGGGCAGGAGCAGGTGGTGGTCACCAGTGGCGAGGTAACAATCTGGACGGAGTTGTACGACCCAGTCGACCTGAGCGTCGGCGATAGCCTGGCCTTCGACAGCACTCTGGGCCACGCCATCACCTATCGAGGCGACAGCCCTGCCACCCTGATATGGGTCTGCAGCGCACACGCCTGA
- a CDS encoding C4-dicarboxylate ABC transporter substrate-binding protein, with product MLVAASVQAEEINWKMATPWGGGPWLERDAKTFADYANQLTGGAVNIEVFPGGTLGGALRVTNTVKSGVAEISHNYINYDYGTDPTAALLAGHSSGLTPEEFMLWMYEGGGVELYEEFRREEFDVVAFPCSILGTEIFLHSNKKVQTLEDFQGLRLRTSGAWAEIASRLGASTVVMAGSDIYTALDRGVIDAAEWGSPELNKPTGFQDVAQYVILPGVHQSGGFLECEVNMDAWDELTEAQQEQLRLAGKLSVFDSWLDSSFADLSAFQELEDGPNEIVQLDQSFIDAIYEETRAWEDEKAAENEWFARVLESQREFKQQMTTWQDYRLPIGVMGR from the coding sequence ATGTTGGTTGCCGCCTCCGTCCAGGCGGAAGAGATCAACTGGAAGATGGCGACGCCTTGGGGTGGTGGCCCCTGGCTGGAGCGAGACGCCAAGACCTTCGCCGATTACGCCAACCAGTTGACTGGAGGTGCGGTGAATATCGAGGTGTTCCCCGGTGGCACCCTGGGGGGAGCCCTGCGCGTCACCAACACCGTCAAGTCGGGCGTCGCCGAAATCAGCCATAACTACATCAATTATGATTATGGCACCGACCCCACTGCCGCGTTGCTGGCGGGGCACTCCAGTGGCCTGACCCCCGAAGAGTTCATGCTGTGGATGTACGAGGGCGGGGGTGTCGAGTTGTATGAAGAATTCCGCCGTGAAGAGTTCGATGTGGTGGCCTTCCCTTGCTCCATTCTCGGTACCGAGATCTTCCTGCACTCCAACAAGAAGGTGCAGACGCTCGAAGATTTCCAGGGGCTACGCCTGAGGACATCCGGTGCCTGGGCGGAAATCGCGTCCCGGCTCGGTGCCTCTACCGTCGTGATGGCCGGCAGCGATATCTACACGGCGCTTGATCGTGGCGTAATTGATGCGGCCGAGTGGGGTAGCCCGGAGCTCAACAAGCCCACCGGTTTCCAGGATGTCGCGCAGTACGTCATCTTGCCTGGCGTACACCAGTCCGGCGGCTTCCTCGAGTGTGAAGTCAATATGGATGCCTGGGACGAGCTGACCGAGGCCCAGCAGGAGCAGCTGCGCCTGGCCGGTAAGCTGAGTGTCTTCGACTCCTGGCTCGACAGCTCATTTGCCGATCTGTCCGCGTTCCAGGAGCTGGAAGACGGCCCCAACGAGATCGTGCAGCTGGATCAGTCATTCATCGATGCCATCTACGAAGAAACCCGCGCCTGGGAAGACGAGAAGGCGGCCGAAAACGAGTGGTTTGCTCGTGTGCTCGAGTCTCAGCGCGAGTTCAAGCAGCAGATGACCACCTGGCAGGACTATCGCCTGCCGATCGGCGTCATGGGTCGCTAG
- a CDS encoding TRAP transporter small permease subunit produces MKIIGLIERLTRWAGYVGAVLIFPLVAALVYEVFSRYVLGQPTLWAFEVSYMVMGAIFMLGMANALRVGQHVSVDVASQRFAPRTKALVNLTCYLCFLPVLIWLVWELSIYALDAFESNERSGRSAWNPVIWPVFSTWFIGFVLLALQVVAEMLKFFVMLKGPTTEQGEAS; encoded by the coding sequence ATGAAAATAATTGGTCTCATTGAGCGCCTGACGCGTTGGGCGGGGTATGTCGGTGCCGTGCTGATATTCCCGCTGGTGGCGGCTCTCGTCTATGAAGTGTTCAGCAGATACGTGCTGGGGCAGCCAACGCTCTGGGCGTTTGAAGTCAGCTATATGGTGATGGGCGCCATCTTCATGCTGGGCATGGCCAATGCACTGCGTGTTGGTCAGCATGTGAGTGTCGATGTCGCCAGCCAGCGTTTCGCGCCTCGCACGAAAGCCCTGGTCAATCTGACATGTTATCTCTGCTTCTTGCCGGTGCTTATCTGGCTGGTCTGGGAGCTATCTATCTACGCCCTGGATGCCTTCGAGTCGAATGAGCGATCCGGGCGCTCGGCATGGAACCCGGTTATCTGGCCTGTGTTCAGTACCTGGTTCATTGGCTTTGTGTTACTCGCCCTTCAGGTTGTGGCGGAAATGCTCAAGTTTTTCGTGATGCTCAAGGGTCCGACAACCGAGCAGGGAGAGGCA